From the Kallotenue papyrolyticum genome, the window ATGGCCAAGGTGCTGTAGTGATGTGGAGGCGCTCATGGTTGTGCCTGAGGCTGGTTGCCGCTGGCGGCTTTGAGCTGCGCCAGCGCTTCTTCGGGGGTCAACTCGCCCCGGCCCAGCCGCTCCAGAACGTCCAGGCGCTCGCTGCGCGGTGGCGGCGGCGCTTCGCCATAGCCCATTGCCGCCGCCAGCTCGTCCATGCGGTTGCGTACTGTGTTGTAGTGCACGCCTAGTTCGCTGGCAACGCGGTTCATGTTGCCGCGATTCTTGACCAGCAGGGCGATCAACTGGATCTGTTCTGGCGTGAGGCGCTTCAGCAGCCCGAGATCGAACTGGCCTTCGATGCTACCGTGACAGTTCACGCAGTCCAGACGTGTGGCAATCAGCTCGCCAGCGCAGATCGGACAGCGCGTCAATAACGGATAACTCATGCTACGATCCTCCTTGGCGTGGACGCCGTTCATCGCTTAGCTGTCCGGCGGCACGACAATCCCGATGCGCTCGAGTGCGGCGCGCATGGGCGCGGTCGTGTGCAACTGCAGCGGAATGCGATCCCAGGCGTCGGAGTGACTGCGAAACAGGAGCCGGCTGCGCCACAGATCATCGCCACCCACCAGCATGCGCAGGCGTTGGGTTGGTGCGACGCCGCCGTGCAGGCGCACCGGCGCGGCGTACACGGCTTCGACCAGCACGCCCTGGCGTTCGAGCTGCTGCCAGCTATGATCTGAGAAGCCGAAATCTCCAAAAAAGTAGCCCTCCGAGATCGTGGCGTTGAAGGCGCTGACCAGCGACGCAAAGCGTGGATCGCCGGGTGCGAGCGTGAGCGGCCGGCCACGATCAATGACCATGAGCTGGCGCGGCTGCGCCGCAAAGCTGCTGCTCCACCACAACGGATCGCCGGTGACGACCGTGCGGTAGGCATACACGAAGCCGCCAAACACCAGCACAATCACCAGCAGCAGCCCGGTCAGCCTGGCCAGGCTGAAGGTGGGACGCTCGCCGTCGGCGGGCTGGGGACGCGGCAGTAGCTCATGCAGCATCGCGCTTCCTCAGCTTGGCTCGACGATCAGGTGGCCATCGGCGCAGCGCTGGTGCGCTGCGGCCGACAGCTTCGCGAGCCGCGCGGCAGTCTGCTGCAGCGCCTCTTCCAGGTGGGCCTGGACCAGCGCGTCGATCGGGGTGTGTAGTGCTGCGCCCGGCGTGGCCGCGCGCGCGTCGCTCAGGCGCCCATCGGGTTCGAGGATGATCATGGCCTTCCTCCTGCAGTCATGCCACTACTGGTTCTATTCTACAATATAATTGTAGAAAGTCAATACCTTCATTGTGTTTATTTTCTGGAAGGCGCGGCGCGGGTGCGGGTAGGCAGGTCTGAGGCAGCTCGGGTATAATGGACCTCCCCGGAGCAGTGGGTCAACCGGCGCGGCAGCGCACAGCGAAAAGAGAAACGCGTGAATACCATCGTTGTTGCCATCGATGTCGAGACGACAGGGCTGGAAGCGGGCATCGACGAGATCATCGAGGTTGCGGCGGTCAAGTTCCGTGGCGACGAGGTGCTGGAGACCTTTCAGCGGCTGGTGCGTCCGCGTCACAGCCTGCCGATCAAGATTGCGCAGCTGACCGGCATCAGTGCCGCCGAGTTGGAACAGGCCGCGCCGTTTCATACGATTGCGCCCGAGTTGGTGCGCTTCATCAAGAGCTATCCGGTCGTCGGGCATTCGGTCGCGTTCGATGTGCGCATGCTGGCCGCGCAGGGCCTGCGCCTCGCGCAACCCGCCTATGATACGTTCGAACTGGCGACGCTGTTGCTGCCCGGGCTGCCCTCCTACAACCTGACGGCGCTGGCGTCCAGGTTGGGCATTGCCCATCCGGAGGCCCACCGCGCGCTGGCCGACGCGGAGGTGACGCGCCGGGTGTTTGTCCGGCTGCTGGAGCGGATCGCGCAGTTGGACGATGCGACGCTGGAAGAGATCGTTCGTCTCAGCCGCCAGAGCGAGTGGACGCCGCGCCTGTTGTTTGAGGCCGTGCTGCGCGAGCGGGCCTTCCAGGCCCTCCGGCGTCCGTTGCCGGCAGCCGAGCTGCCGCCGCCAGGCGTGGTCTGGCGTGGGCTCAAACCGCTGGAGCCGACCGGCAGCACGGCGCTGCTCGATCCGGCGGCGATCGCGGCCTTTTTCGCGTCCGATGGACCGCTGAGTCGCGCGTTTCCCGGCTATGAACGGCGCGATCAGCAACTGACCATGACCCAGGCGGTGGCGCGCGTCTTCAACGAAGGCGGCACGTTGCTGGTCGAAGCGCCGACGGGCACGGGCAAATCGATGGCCTACCTCGTGCCCGCGGCGCGCTTTGCTGCCGAGCGTGGTCAGCGCGTGGTGATCTCGACCAACACTATCAACCTGCAGGATCAGCTCTTTTTCAAGGACATCCCGGCGCTGCAGGGTGTGATCAATCACTGCGTGACGCATGATCTGGGGGTGGAGGCGCAGCCGTTCAGTGCGGCGCTGCTCAAAGGCCGTGGTAATTACCTGTGCCTGCAGCGCTACGAGCGCTTGCGCCGGCAGGAGCAGCTTACCCCTGAACAGGCGCAAGCGCTGATCAAGATCGGCCTGTGGTTGCGTGAGACGCAGAGCGGCGATCGCGCCGAGCTGGTGCTGGACGAGCGCGAAGCGCGCGTCTGGTCCGACGTCAACGCGACGCTCGAAACCTGCACCGGCGCGCGCTGTCCCGCCTTCGACCGGTGCTTCTTTTTCAGCGCGCGGCGCGCGGCCGAGGCGGCGCATCTGGTTGTCGTCAATCACGCGCTGCTGCTGAGCGACATTCAGGCCGAGAGCGGTGTGCTGCCACGCTACGACCACCTGATCATCGACGAGGCGCATCATCTGGAGGATGTGGCCACCGATCAACTCGGCTGGCAGCTCGAACAGGCTACGCTGCTGGCGTTTTTAGATAATCTGTGGCAGGCCGGCGGCGCGCGCCTGGTGAGCGGCCTGCTCGCCGAGCTGCCCAACTATTTCAAAGGCTCGGCGGCGACGCCGCAGGATCTCGATCGCGCCGAAGGGCTGGCCGCGGCGCTGCGTCCGCTGATCGACCAGGCACGCCAGGCCAGCTACCCGCTCTGGCGAGCGCTGCGCCGGTGCGTCGAGCAGCTCGCCAAAGAGCAGGCGCCCGAGGTGCGGCTGCGGCTGACCGACGCGGTGCGGCGCAGCCCGCTCTGGGTTGAGGTGCAGCGCGCCTGGGAGAACGTGGCGCTGCCGCTGGCCGAGATCGGCAAGGGGCTGGCGCGCCTCGAAGCGCAGATCACGACGCTGCAGGATGCCGGGCTGCTGGAGTATGATGAGTTGGTGCTGCGCCTTGGCATGGCCGCCAACTGGGCCGTGGATAGCGTGGTGCTGGGCACCGAGGTGATCAACGGCAGCGCCGAGACGATCCAGTGGTTGGCGCTCGAGCGCCAGCGCGACGTCGTGCGCCTGCACCAGGCGCCGCTGCATGTCGGGCCGCTGCTGCAGGAGCGGCTGTTTGCGGCCAAGGAGACGGTGGTGTTGGCCTCGGCTACGCTCTCGATCGATGGCTCGTTCGCCTACGTTCGCGAGCGGCTGGGCCTGAGCGACGCGCCGGTAGATGAGGTGCAGCTCGACTCGCCCTTCGATTACCAGCGCTCGACCCTGCTCTATCTGCCGACCGATATGCCAGAGCCCAGCGAACGCAGCTACCAGCGCGCGCTGGAGGATGCGCTCATCGCGCTGGCGACCGCGACCGGCGGTCGCATGCTGGCGCTGTTCACGTCGGTCGCCGCGCTGCGCCAGACCTACCGCGCCATTCAGGAGCCGCTCGAGGATCGCGAAATTGTGGTGTTGGGCCAGGGCATCGATGGTTCGCGGCGCGCGCTGCTGCAGCGCTTCCGCGAGCATCCGCGCAGCGTGCTGCTGGGCACCAGCTCCTTCTGGGAGGGCGTGGATATCGTTGGTGAGGCGCTCAGCGTGCTGGTGATTGCCAAGTTGCCCTTTGCCGTGCCGAGCGATCCGGTCTTTGCCGCGCGCTCCGAGCTGTTCGAGGATGCGTTTACCGGCTATGCCGTGCCGCAGGCGATCCTCAAGTTCAAGCAGGGCTTTGGCCGGCTGATTCGTTCGCGCGAGGATCGCGGTGTGGTCGCGGTGCTGGATCGCCGCTTGCTGACCAAGCGCTACGGGCGCCTCTTTCTGGCCTCGCTACCGCCCTGTACGCTGCAACAGGCGCCGCTGCGCGATCTGCCGCCGGTGGCCATGGCCTGGTTGGAGCGCCGCGCCTGAGGCATGGCCGGCGCGGATGACCACGCAGCGTGGTTCGCCGGCAAGGAGGTCTGGGCTATGCCGATTACCTATCGGAGCGCGTTGCAGCTCAGCCTGCCGGCCATCGCCGAGATCCACACCCAGGCGTACGGCACCGCTTGGGTGTCATCGCCGCAGAAGTTGGCCGAGATCGTTCGTGTGCAAAATGTTGATCTGCAGCTCAGCCTGATCGCCTACGATGGCCGCCGTCCGATTGGTCTGGCGCTGCTGGGCCGCCGACATGCGCACGGCTGGCTCTACGACTTCGCGATCGCGCCCGCTTACCGCGGTGCCGGAGTGGGTACGCGCCTGCTGCTGGCGGCGACGCGCGAAGCGGCGCGTCAGGGGGTGCGCGATATCGAGCTGGATGTCTGGGAGCGCCGCGCCGATGCGATTCGCCTCTACCAGCGCGCCGGCTTCGAACATCGGCGCACCTACCTGGTCTTCGAGGCGAGCGGCGCGCAGCTTGGCCTCGACGCGACGCTGCCGCCGGACTGGCGCGTCGAGCCCTGTCGTGTGGAAGCGATCACCGGCTGGTACGCCGCGGCGTTGGAGCGCGAGCCGGAGCCGTGCTGGGATCGTCAGCTTCCATCACTGCTGAGCTACAGCGACGCGCGCGCCTGTCTGTTGAGCGATCGGCACGGGCCGTTGATCTGCCTGCACTATGCTGCGCGACCGGCCGATGGACACGATCCGGATCGCCTGCGGCCTATGTTTGTGGGGCTGCGCGAGGATGCCAGCGCGGCGCATGTAGGCATGTTGCTGCCCGTCGTGGCGCGCATGCACTTTGCCGATCCGGCGACGGTGGCCTTTCGGCTGGCGCTCGAACCGGAGAACAGCACGCTGGCGCGTTTGCTCCAGCAGCTCGGCATACAGGTGGTTGGACGTGCCTTGGATATGCGCCTGTCCCTGGCTTGAGGCGCGTGGCTTTAGCGATCGGCGCAGGTCAACAACTGGCGCAAGGTGTGCGGCTGTCGCGCGCCGGTAGAGGCGGATCTACGCATGGTCGTAGATGCGCAGGGCCGGATCGGCCGCGTTGTCGTCGAGCGTCCAGGCGCCAAGCCGCGGCAAGGCGACGATCAGGTGGTGTTGCCGCAGGCCCAGCCGGCTGGCGGGCCGGCGCGTGGCACGTCCCGCCTGCCCGTCGTTGAGCAGGTGATAGGTCGATATGTGGGTAGAACCACGACGATCAGCATGGGCTCAGCAAGCCGCAGCCGTCGAGTGAGCGGCGCCTGCTCGGCGCGCAGCCGCAGATGGAGCGTGAGGCTGCCGCGTCGGGCGGCGAGTACAGGCGAGTACAATAGAGGCATGACGGACCAGAGCGATCTTCAGCATGCGGGTCGTCCCCGCATCGACGTCGAGACGGCAGTTGAGGCGCCGTTGCAGGTGCTCGTGGCACGCTTGGCGGAGTTGACGTCGGACGAGGCCCGCACGCTGATCCTGCGCGGCGCGGTCTGGATCGATCGCCACCGCTGCCGCGAGCCTGAGCGCGTTGTTCATGCCGGCCAGCGGGTGGTGATCCATTTCCCGCCCTCCGGTCGCTACGATAGCATTGTCCTGACGCCGGAAGATATTCTTTGGGAGGATCAGGCCTTGCTGGCGCTCAATAAGCGGCCTGGTTGGCATGCCAATTACACGCCCTGGGATGTGCATGGCACGCTGCCGACGGCGCTGGCTGCCTTTTTGCGCGCGCGTGATGGTTTCGATCATCCGCTCCATTTTCTGCACCAGCTCGATCGCGACACCTCGGGCGTGCTGCTGGTGAGCAAAGACCCAACGATCAATCCGTTGATGCAGCGTCTGTTTCTCAGCGGCGGTGTGCACAAGCGCTACCTGGCGCTGGCTGCCGGCCGGTTGGAGCAGCCGGCCTACACCATCGTCACCGGCCATGGACGTGGACGCGGCGGTCTGTTTCGCGTCTATCCGGTCGAGGAGGTCGGGCGCGAGCTGCCCCTGGGTCGGCAACGGGTACGGCGCATGGAAACGCAGATCACCGTGCTGGCCCGCGCTGACGAGGCTACCCTCCTCGAAGCACGACCGATCACCGGACGGACGCATCAGATTCGCCTGCATCTGGCCTATCTCGGGCATCCGTTGCTGGGCGATGCGCGCTACGGTGGTCCCCTGCAGCTTGGCGATCTGCCGCTGCCACACCATCTGCTGCATGCCGCGCAGCTCAGCTTTCGTCACCCGCGCGGCGGCCAGGCGATCGATCTGCGCGCGCCCGTGCCGCCAAGCTGGCTGCCGTTCCTGGAGCGTTTGGGTTGGATGGCGGTGGTGGAGCGCTGGTGGCGCGCAGCCTAGGAGGGCGCTGGCTCATTCCGCGCCGAAGACGCCGCCTTCAGCCTCTTTCCAGCGGTAGTAGCCGTACAGCTCGTCGTCGGTCACGGCGCTTTCCTGGATCAGCATCGGCTTCCAATCGTAGAAGAGCGCGACGCGCAGCGGGAGATGCCCGATGCCGAAACCGTCGGGATCGTCAATGCGCCCCAGGCTCAGCTCGTCAGGCTGGAGCGCCTGGGGCGGCGCGGGGTAGGTGTTGCGGTAGAGGCGGACATGGACGATGTCCGCCTCCAGCCTCAGGATTTTGGCGATGCCCCAGTGTCCAGGGCCGCGCTGGATGGCGTAGAGCCCGCCTTCGATCAGCGGTGGCCGGCGCAACAGGCGATCAAACCAGCGCATAGCTTCGGCGCGCGTGCGGCAGGCGGCGTGTTACAGCGCGACGCGCCTGCCGGCTAGGCGGTGTGGAATTCCATTTCAATGCGACCCAAGCGCAAACGCGCACCGTCATGCAGCGCGGTCGGCGTGTTGGGCGCGAGGCGCTGCCCATCAACGTGCGTATAGTTGGTGCTGTCTAGATCGGTAATCGTCCACTGGCCGCTCTCCTGGCGCAGCAGCGCGTGCCGCCGGCTGACACCGCCCGCCTCGCCGCCGTAGGGTGTCAGGTCGATATCGGGATGGATGCCGCTGATGGGGTCTTCGCGCCCGATGATGACCTCACTCCCGCCGGGGATGGCGATCGCCGTGCCGTCGCGCAGCACCAGGCGTGGACCGCTCGGCGTGGGCTGCGGCGCAGCTGGTGGTGGCGGCGCGGGCTGTGCCTCCGCCGCCACTGTGGCGGCTGCCGGTGCGGCGCTTGATGCAGCGCCGGCGGGAGCCGCTGCCACAGTGGGCGCTTCAGCCGGTGCGGGGGTGGAGACCGCCGCAGGCTCCTCAGCCGCTGCCGACGCGGCAGCGCGTTGTTGCGCGACATCCAGCGCGCTGGGCAGTGGATGGCGCACGCCGCCCAGCGCGTTCAGCCGCGCTTCGGCCTCCTGCAGCTTGTGGCGGGCTTCGTCGAGGCCCTGCCGCAGCGCGGCGGGCATGGCAGCGCCGAACTGCTGCTCGAGCTGTTCAAGCTGGCTGACGAGCTGGCGCTGCGTGGCAACCTCTTCTTCCAGCCGGCGCAGCTCCTCGGGATCAGCCTGCGGCTGGCTGGGCAGGGCGGCCAGTTGCGCTTCGGCCTCCTGCAGCTTGTGGCGGGCTTCGTCGAGGCCCTGCCGCAGCGCGGCGGGCATGGCAGCGCCGAACTGCTGCTCGAGCTGTTCGAGCTGGCTGACGAGCTGGCGCTGTGTGGCGATCGCCTGCTCCAGACGTTCACGCTCGGCCTGCAGGTCGCCGCCCGCCGCCGGCGTGGGCGCCGCTTGCGCTTCGGGTGTGGTTGCCGCCGGCGTGGGCGCCGCTTCGGCTTCGGGCGCGGCCGGCGTTGCTGCCGGAGCCGCTTCAGGCGCACGTGGTGGAGCGGTGCCCTCGCTCGGCAAGGCGGTGGCGTCGCGCAGGTCGCCGTGCGGGCCCAGCGGCGCTCCCTCCGGCGCCGCGACCAGCTCCTGATCCTCGGCAGCCGGCGGCGCGCTCGTGGCCGGCTGGAGCTGCGCGCCGCACTGGTCGCAAAAGCGGTTGGCAGCATCGTTGACTGCGCCGCACTGCGGGCAGGTGAGGGTTCCAGCCTGTTCGCTTGCGCCGACGGGTGCGGCTGCTTCGGGCACGGGTATGGCGACCGGCTGCGGGGGTGGCAGGGCCGCGCCGCAGTTGTCGCAGAAGGCCGTGCCGGGGACGTTCTCCTGTCCGCAGACCGGGCAGATCACGCCATTACTCGTGCCGGTGGGTGCTTCCGCGGCAGGCGCTGGGGCTGCCGTCGCCTGCAACGGGGCACCACATTGATCGCAAAAACGGTTGCCTGCATCGTTGATATGGCCGTTCGGGCAGGTGATGGCCATCGCCGCCTCCTTCAGTCGCATGGTCGGAGTTCGCACGCGCGCATCGGCCTCACGCGACGACTCACCGCGCACAGGGCATGATAGCATACCCCGTCAACAACGCTGATTAGGACGCTGGCGCAGCGACGAGAGTTGCGCTTGGGCTGCCAGGCTCAGGCCCCGGCGGTGGGCAGGGGGTCGGCAGCCAACACGACGACGGTCACGTTGTCGCGGCCACCGCGCTGGTTGGCTAGTTCGATCAGGCGGTCGCAGGCCTGCTGAGGGGTCGGCGCATCGGAGACGGTGCGGGCCAGCTCGGCGTCGCTGACGTGCAGCGGCAATCCGTCCGAGCAGAGCAGCACGCGCTCACCGCGGCGCAGCGTGCGCGCCACAACATCCGGTTCGACCTCGGCATCCACGCCCAGCGTGCGCGCCAGATGGTGGCGTTGCGGGTGGGTGGCGGCATCCGCTGGACTGATCGTGCCCTGGTCGATCAGCTCGGCGACTACGGTATGATCGGCGGTGAGCTGCGTGATGTGTGGCCGGCGCACCGCCGGGCGGATCACATAGGCGCGGCTATCACCGATGTGTGCAATGCGGATGCGGCGCTCCCAGATCACGCCGAGCAGCAGGGTGGTGCCCATGCCGTTGAGCCGCCGTGCGCTGCGCGCGCGATGGTGAACCGCGCCGTTGGCCTGGCGGAGTGTTTCGCGGAGCACCTGCTGCCAGGCAGTTTCGTTGGCCGGTATCTCGCGCAACAGGTGCTCGGCCAGCGTCTGAACCGCAACCTGCACCGCCAACTGGCTGGCTTCGGCGCCGGCGCGCGTGCCGCCCATGCCGTCGGCCAGCGCGGCGATCACCACGCGGCGGCCAGCGCGATCAAACTCGTAGATCGCGCTGGTATCCTCGTTGGCTGTGCGTGCGCGCCCCGGATCGCTGCGCTGCGCGTAGTGGATCAGCAAGGGTGGGCGATGGTGAGTCATACCTTGTGTTGAACATCGGACATGCTGCGGCGGATTATAGCACTCGCGCATGCGCGCACGACTCAGAGTCGTCTGATGGCCGGCTGACGCGAGTCTGCAAGGAGGAGGTATGCCGGAGGAGATGGCGGGCAACGTGTACGAGCGCATCTATGCTGCGGTGCGCCGCGTGCCGGCGGGCTATGTGACGACCTACGGCGCGGTGGGGCGCGCGGTCGGCTGTCCGGCGCGGGTGGTAGGCTATGCCCTGCATGCCCTGCGCGGGACGCGCGTGGTAGAGGTGCCCTGGCAGCGCGTGGTCAATGCGCGTGGTCGCATTGCAACGCAGGGCGATCGGCAGCGCCGTCTGCTGGAGGCCGAGGGGATTGAGTTTGAAGCCGATGGGCGTGTCGATCTGGCGCGCTACGGCTGGCCGGAGTTCTGGTGATCCCAGCCCAGCAGCGCTTCGGCACGCTGCCGCCACACGCCGGCGGGATCGCCATCGGCGGCGGCGATCAGGTGTGTTTGCGCCGCCTCGCGCGCACCGGTCTGCATCTGCGCCGCGCCCAGGTAGAAGTGGAGCGCCGGACTGTCGGGCTGCCGTTGGAGTCCCGCTTGCGCCGCCGCACGCGCCTCGTCGAAGCGACGACAGTAGTACAGCGCCGCCGCGAGCGCCTGCCAGCTGGCGGCATCCTCCGGCGCGATGACGGTGGCCTCGCGCGCGGCGGGTACGCCATCCTCGCAGACACGGTAGGCGCTGCTCAGGTAGAAGTTGGCCAGCGCCAGGGCATAGCGCGGACGCGCCTCCGCTTGAGCGATGTCGCGGGCGCGGTGCAGTTCGGCGGCAGCGCGCGCGTATTCGCGGCGGGCGGCCAAGACCTCCGCGCGCGCCAGGGCCAGCGCCGGATCCAGTGGTTGGAAGCGTTCGGCGGTGTCCAGCACGGCTGCGGCGGTGGCGATCTCGCCGCGGCTCACCAGCAGCGTAGCCAACAGTGTGGCGACGACCGGATCTTCAGGATGGGCAGCATGCAATTCGGCCAACTGTTGCGTCGCGGCGGGCTGCTGCCCGATCTGCCAGCGGGCGTAGGCGGCCTGGGCCTGTGCCAAGATGAAGTGTGCGTCATCGGCGGGCACGCGCTCGAAGTGCTGTAGTGCCAGGCGTGGCAGGTTCTGCTGCAGCGCCATCTGCCCCAGCAGCAGGTCGCGCTCGGCTGCGGGACGGTGATGGATCGCCTGGAGCTGGCGGGCATCCTGCACGAGCTGCGCCGCTGTGCGCGGCAGCAACGGACGTGTATCGGGCGCGGGCGGGGGGAGCCGCTCCGGAATGGCGTGCAGCATGCTATGCGCTGCGTCATTGCTGAGCGCCAGCCGGGTCTGCGCCAGGGCGCGCCACGGCTCGGGCAGGGCCAGGCGCAACGCAGCCAGGTAGTGTTGCGCTGCCGCGCTCGGCTGCCCGGCACGCAACGCCGCCTCGCCGCGCAACAGATCGACGAGCGGGCGCAAGGGTGAGCGCGGATCGACCGCTTCCCATTCGCGCGCAGCGATGGTCGTTTGGCCATCGCGCGCGGCACACTCGGCGAGCAGCAGATGTGCCAGCGCGGCCTCATCGCGGCGCAGCGGCCACTGCAACGCCCGGCCGGCGGCAACCTGCGCCTGGGGACACTCGCCGCGCAGCAGCGCAATCTGGCCGCGCCGGAGCTGGATCAGCCCCAGATCATCGGGGAGCGCCGCGTAGGCACGCCGCGCCTCGGCGATGCGTCCCGCGCGCCAGAGCTGTTCCGCGTCGCGCCGGGCGTCGTTCATCGGCTGTGGGCGCAGGATCAGCAGGCTGACGCCGATCAGCAGCAGCGTGCCGCAACAGAGCGAGAACCAGGTGCGCATATCTGCGACTGTACCGCTGCGCGCGTCCACCTGCCACTTGCCGTCGTGCGCGGTGCTCCTATGTGCGCATCGCCGATCGTCAGCTCAGCGGTGGGACCGCCACGATCAGGCGTAGCAGGCCGCCGGCCTGGCGCTCATGCCGCTCCAGACGCCAGCCCAGTGCCTGCAGCAGCGCAGGCGTGTCGCGATTGGGATGGCAGCCGCCCGCCAGCGTGCGCCACAGCGGCGTGATCGCGTCCAGCAGCGCGTCGGGCAGGGGATGATCCGTGCGCGTGTGTTCGAGCTGCACCAACCGGCCAGCGGGACGGAGCACCCGCGCCACCTCGCGCAGCGCTGCCGCCGGATCGGGGATCGAACAGAAGACCAGCGCCGAGGTGACGATGTCGAAGCTGCGGTCCCGAAACGGCAGCCGTTGCGCGTCGGCCAGCGCGAGTCGAACGTTGTGGCGGGCGGCGCGGCGGCGGGCAGCGCGCAGCAGATCAGGATCAATATCGATCGCCGTGACGCGGGCACCAGGTCCGTAGGCGGCCAGGTTGCGCCCCGTGCCGACGCCCAGCTCCAGGATCGCGCCCTGCAGGCCGCCAAACAGATGCCGGCGCCAGCGCCACAGACTGAGCGCATCCAGCGGACGCATGATCGCTTCATAAAGCGCCGGTTGTTGTTCGACACCGCGCATCAGCCATGCTCCGCGATGGGAATGCCCCTGAACCTCGCCGGAGATGGTACTCTATGCCGGACTGAATGCGCAACCGGAGAAGCATGCCCATGCTACACGCCATGCTCCGTCGTTGCGCGCTGGCCGGGGTGCTGCTGCTGACGGCCTGCGCGCAGCCGGCAGCACCATCCGCGTCCTCGTCCATGCCGGCGTCTGTGGTGCCTGTCACCGTCACGCCCACGCATGCCGCCAGGCCAACCGCAACGGCAGTGCCTGTGCCTGCCACCCACCCGAGTGCCACGCCTGTGCCTACGCCCACGCTTGCGGTGGTGCAGGTCGCGCTCGCGCCGCCGACGCCGCTGGCCGACATCACCATTGTGGATCGGCCCCTGCGTGGGCTGCGCCCATTGACGGATGGTCGCGTCAAGTATCGCCTGGCGCAGTGGTCGCCGGATGGGCGGTGGATCGCGGCCACGCCCCAGGACGGGCCTGGCCTGGATCTGATCGATGCCGGGGGTGGCGCGCCGCTGCGCGTGGTGAGCGATACCTATGTGCTGGAGCCGCTGTGGGCCGACGCAGAGACGTTGATCGTGCCGCAGACCGGCGCGGACGGCGACGCGCTGGTGGCCTACCGCATTGCGGCGAGCGGGGTGGTCAGCGCCACGCTG encodes:
- a CDS encoding RluA family pseudouridine synthase, which gives rise to MTDQSDLQHAGRPRIDVETAVEAPLQVLVARLAELTSDEARTLILRGAVWIDRHRCREPERVVHAGQRVVIHFPPSGRYDSIVLTPEDILWEDQALLALNKRPGWHANYTPWDVHGTLPTALAAFLRARDGFDHPLHFLHQLDRDTSGVLLVSKDPTINPLMQRLFLSGGVHKRYLALAAGRLEQPAYTIVTGHGRGRGGLFRVYPVEEVGRELPLGRQRVRRMETQITVLARADEATLLEARPITGRTHQIRLHLAYLGHPLLGDARYGGPLQLGDLPLPHHLLHAAQLSFRHPRGGQAIDLRAPVPPSWLPFLERLGWMAVVERWWRAA
- a CDS encoding GNAT family N-acetyltransferase; this translates as MPITYRSALQLSLPAIAEIHTQAYGTAWVSSPQKLAEIVRVQNVDLQLSLIAYDGRRPIGLALLGRRHAHGWLYDFAIAPAYRGAGVGTRLLLAATREAARQGVRDIELDVWERRADAIRLYQRAGFEHRRTYLVFEASGAQLGLDATLPPDWRVEPCRVEAITGWYAAALEREPEPCWDRQLPSLLSYSDARACLLSDRHGPLICLHYAARPADGHDPDRLRPMFVGLREDASAAHVGMLLPVVARMHFADPATVAFRLALEPENSTLARLLQQLGIQVVGRALDMRLSLA
- a CDS encoding DUF2089 domain-containing protein; translated protein: MSYPLLTRCPICAGELIATRLDCVNCHGSIEGQFDLGLLKRLTPEQIQLIALLVKNRGNMNRVASELGVHYNTVRNRMDELAAAMGYGEAPPPPRSERLDVLERLGRGELTPEEALAQLKAASGNQPQAQP
- a CDS encoding Stp1/IreP family PP2C-type Ser/Thr phosphatase, with translation MTHHRPPLLIHYAQRSDPGRARTANEDTSAIYEFDRAGRRVVIAALADGMGGTRAGAEASQLAVQVAVQTLAEHLLREIPANETAWQQVLRETLRQANGAVHHRARSARRLNGMGTTLLLGVIWERRIRIAHIGDSRAYVIRPAVRRPHITQLTADHTVVAELIDQGTISPADAATHPQRHHLARTLGVDAEVEPDVVARTLRRGERVLLCSDGLPLHVSDAELARTVSDAPTPQQACDRLIELANQRGGRDNVTVVVLAADPLPTAGA
- a CDS encoding double zinc ribbon domain-containing protein, producing the protein MAITCPNGHINDAGNRFCDQCGAPLQATAAPAPAAEAPTGTSNGVICPVCGQENVPGTAFCDNCGAALPPPQPVAIPVPEAAAPVGASEQAGTLTCPQCGAVNDAANRFCDQCGAQLQPATSAPPAAEDQELVAAPEGAPLGPHGDLRDATALPSEGTAPPRAPEAAPAATPAAPEAEAAPTPAATTPEAQAAPTPAAGGDLQAERERLEQAIATQRQLVSQLEQLEQQFGAAMPAALRQGLDEARHKLQEAEAQLAALPSQPQADPEELRRLEEEVATQRQLVSQLEQLEQQFGAAMPAALRQGLDEARHKLQEAEARLNALGGVRHPLPSALDVAQQRAAASAAAEEPAAVSTPAPAEAPTVAAAPAGAASSAAPAAATVAAEAQPAPPPPAAPQPTPSGPRLVLRDGTAIAIPGGSEVIIGREDPISGIHPDIDLTPYGGEAGGVSRRHALLRQESGQWTITDLDSTNYTHVDGQRLAPNTPTALHDGARLRLGRIEMEFHTA
- a CDS encoding helicase C-terminal domain-containing protein is translated as MNTIVVAIDVETTGLEAGIDEIIEVAAVKFRGDEVLETFQRLVRPRHSLPIKIAQLTGISAAELEQAAPFHTIAPELVRFIKSYPVVGHSVAFDVRMLAAQGLRLAQPAYDTFELATLLLPGLPSYNLTALASRLGIAHPEAHRALADAEVTRRVFVRLLERIAQLDDATLEEIVRLSRQSEWTPRLLFEAVLRERAFQALRRPLPAAELPPPGVVWRGLKPLEPTGSTALLDPAAIAAFFASDGPLSRAFPGYERRDQQLTMTQAVARVFNEGGTLLVEAPTGTGKSMAYLVPAARFAAERGQRVVISTNTINLQDQLFFKDIPALQGVINHCVTHDLGVEAQPFSAALLKGRGNYLCLQRYERLRRQEQLTPEQAQALIKIGLWLRETQSGDRAELVLDEREARVWSDVNATLETCTGARCPAFDRCFFFSARRAAEAAHLVVVNHALLLSDIQAESGVLPRYDHLIIDEAHHLEDVATDQLGWQLEQATLLAFLDNLWQAGGARLVSGLLAELPNYFKGSAATPQDLDRAEGLAAALRPLIDQARQASYPLWRALRRCVEQLAKEQAPEVRLRLTDAVRRSPLWVEVQRAWENVALPLAEIGKGLARLEAQITTLQDAGLLEYDELVLRLGMAANWAVDSVVLGTEVINGSAETIQWLALERQRDVVRLHQAPLHVGPLLQERLFAAKETVVLASATLSIDGSFAYVRERLGLSDAPVDEVQLDSPFDYQRSTLLYLPTDMPEPSERSYQRALEDALIALATATGGRMLALFTSVAALRQTYRAIQEPLEDREIVVLGQGIDGSRRALLQRFREHPRSVLLGTSSFWEGVDIVGEALSVLVIAKLPFAVPSDPVFAARSELFEDAFTGYAVPQAILKFKQGFGRLIRSREDRGVVAVLDRRLLTKRYGRLFLASLPPCTLQQAPLRDLPPVAMAWLERRA
- a CDS encoding MGMT family protein, which produces MPEEMAGNVYERIYAAVRRVPAGYVTTYGAVGRAVGCPARVVGYALHALRGTRVVEVPWQRVVNARGRIATQGDRQRRLLEAEGIEFEADGRVDLARYGWPEFW